One Pseudostreptobacillus hongkongensis DNA segment encodes these proteins:
- a CDS encoding RluA family pseudouridine synthase, with translation MKASQYLREYLGYSGRILRNIEIYLDDERIRTTTKLPKSGVLKIIEKVKETNIKPLEMKLDIIYEDDDLLIVNKPPFLLTHPTMKKADITLANGIVYYYKEKYDKELVTRFINRLDMNTSGIILLAKNAYTQSFMQSDEAEIIKKYLAIAEGIPETSSFIVEAPIYRNGDDLARIIDDRGKYSKTKFEVIKKYSHLDLSLIECQLFTGRTHQIRVHLKHIGHPIIGDTLYNPESIYNKIANRQMLHSYYISFNHPTTKEKMEFKIPIYKDMKEILE, from the coding sequence ATGAAGGCTTCTCAATATTTAAGAGAATATTTAGGGTATTCAGGTAGAATTCTTAGAAATATAGAAATTTATTTAGATGACGAAAGAATAAGAACTACTACAAAATTACCTAAAAGTGGAGTGTTAAAAATTATTGAAAAAGTCAAAGAAACTAATATTAAACCGTTAGAAATGAAACTTGATATAATTTATGAAGATGATGATTTATTAATAGTAAATAAACCACCATTCTTATTAACACATCCAACAATGAAAAAAGCTGATATTACTCTAGCAAATGGTATTGTTTATTATTATAAAGAAAAGTATGATAAAGAACTTGTAACAAGATTTATAAACAGACTAGATATGAATACTTCTGGTATTATACTTTTAGCTAAAAATGCATATACTCAAAGTTTTATGCAATCAGACGAAGCAGAGATTATAAAAAAATATTTAGCTATTGCAGAAGGTATTCCAGAAACAAGCTCATTTATAGTTGAAGCACCCATATATAGAAATGGTGATGATTTAGCAAGAATTATAGATGACAGAGGTAAATACTCTAAAACTAAATTTGAAGTTATTAAAAAATATTCTCATTTAGATTTATCTCTTATTGAATGTCAATTATTTACAGGTCGTACTCATCAAATTCGTGTACATTTAAAACATATAGGGCATCCTATAATTGGTGATACGCTTTATAACCCAGAGTCTATTTATAATAAAATTGCAAATAGACAAATGCTACATTCTTACTATATTTCATTTAATCATCCGACTACAAAGGAAAAAATGGAATTTAAAATACCTATATATAAAGATATGAAAGAAATATTAGAATAA